One segment of Anatilimnocola aggregata DNA contains the following:
- a CDS encoding DUF1501 domain-containing protein encodes MTSNQHGRCNGLHRRELLQTGAAALSGLTLADFLRADERSTLDPAYRKRSIVNVWLAGGASHLDTFDMKPDAPAEIRGVFQPIATRTPGVQICEHLPRLAERLDRMVLIRSLMGTVDSHDGAMCATGYPPGSLKNLGGRPNIGSVVAKFQGPTNGNVPTAVAMLSAYNPSEQAYFRSAGFLGPAFDCYMPDSAEGRANLLTRNITPERRSLLSQLDTLRRDVDARGNMAAMDTYAERAFQFVTSREFAHALDITREPPEVRSRYCADLGNSPVSKIKLGLQNARFLMARRLIECGARCVNLTWEEGGERRWDTHRDNFNALKYELLPSFDIGLSAFFDDLETRGMLEDVLVLVWGEFGRTPRINKDAGRDHYAPAASALLFGGGLKVGQVIGSTNRYGEHPSNRPIHYQQLFATLYRHLGLDPAMRILDRTMNLLEHTETIRELVV; translated from the coding sequence ATGACCAGCAATCAACACGGTCGTTGCAACGGCCTGCACCGGCGCGAGCTGCTTCAAACTGGGGCCGCGGCTCTCAGCGGACTGACTCTCGCCGATTTCCTTCGCGCCGACGAACGCTCAACGCTCGATCCCGCATATCGGAAGCGATCGATCGTCAACGTCTGGTTGGCGGGCGGTGCTTCTCACCTGGACACCTTCGATATGAAGCCGGACGCTCCGGCGGAGATTCGTGGAGTCTTTCAGCCGATTGCCACGCGGACGCCCGGCGTGCAAATCTGCGAGCATCTGCCGCGTCTCGCTGAACGATTGGATCGGATGGTCCTCATCCGCTCGCTGATGGGAACCGTGGACTCGCATGACGGGGCCATGTGTGCGACGGGCTATCCGCCGGGCAGTTTGAAGAACCTCGGCGGACGGCCGAATATCGGATCGGTCGTGGCGAAGTTTCAGGGCCCGACCAACGGCAATGTCCCGACCGCTGTGGCGATGCTCTCGGCTTACAACCCCAGTGAGCAGGCGTACTTTCGCTCCGCGGGGTTTCTGGGCCCGGCGTTCGACTGCTACATGCCCGACAGTGCAGAGGGACGGGCCAACCTGCTGACGCGGAATATCACGCCCGAGCGGCGGTCTCTTCTGTCGCAGTTGGACACCCTGCGTCGCGATGTCGACGCCCGCGGCAACATGGCGGCGATGGATACCTACGCCGAACGGGCCTTTCAGTTCGTGACGTCGCGCGAGTTTGCCCACGCCCTAGACATCACGCGCGAGCCGCCGGAAGTGCGAAGCCGCTATTGCGCCGACCTCGGCAACAGTCCGGTGTCGAAGATCAAACTCGGGTTGCAGAATGCCCGGTTTTTGATGGCTCGGCGGTTGATCGAATGTGGTGCGAGATGCGTCAACCTAACCTGGGAAGAGGGTGGCGAACGGCGTTGGGATACGCACCGCGACAACTTCAATGCCCTAAAATACGAATTGTTGCCGTCGTTCGACATCGGCCTGAGTGCGTTCTTCGATGATCTCGAAACGCGGGGGATGCTTGAAGATGTGCTCGTGCTGGTGTGGGGCGAGTTTGGCCGCACGCCGCGAATCAACAAGGACGCGGGACGAGATCACTATGCGCCGGCGGCCTCCGCACTGTTGTTCGGCGGCGGGCTTAAGGTCGGCCAGGTGATCGGCAGCACGAACCGCTACGGAGAGCACCCGTCGAATCGTCCGATCCACTATCAACAGTTGTTCGCCACTCTGTATCGGCACCTGGGCCTCGATCCTGCGATGCGAATCCTCGACCGCACGATGAATCTCCTGGAACATACGGAGACGATTCGCGAGCTGGTTGTCTGA